TCTCGAACTGTCGTTCCGCACGCGAGAGCGCGTCGAGCGACGGCCGGAGGTGTAACACGAGGAGGTCGGCCTTGTGGCCGACGACGCTGAAGACGGCGCTCGCGCCTTCCGAGGCGTCCTCGACGGCCTCGTGCGACATCAGATAGGCGACGCCCTCATCGACGGCGCGCGTCCGCTCTCGCTCCGGGGCGTCCCGCCAGGCGTCCCAGTCGACGGTTCTGAAGTCGTGGAGCACGAACCACCCTTCGTCGGTCGGTGGAGCCGCTGTCATACGCCGACGTTAGGAGGGGAGGGGTATGGGACTTGCGTGTCGCTCCCGGACGGTGAGAACGAACCCGCGACGGGCCCGGGAGCGGCGGTCACACGGCGTCTCACTCGACCTCGCTGCCCTCCCCGACCTCCTCGCACTGTCGGCCGACTGTCTCGACGCGCTGTCCGACGCGATCCCCGAGCGGTTCGACCGGTGAGGTGTCGTCCGGGGGTACCTTCATCCCGTCACCGGCTGTTCGTACGCGTGCATGCCCGCACACACCTCACTGGACGACCTCGACGCGGTTTCGGTCGACAGGTCCGACACCGATGCCTCGGTCGTCCCCGTCGGTTACGAACTCCGCCCCTCGAAGATGCGTCCGGCCGTCTGGAACCTCCCCGCCGGCGAGTCGACGCCGTACCACCGCCAGCGGGAGCAGGAGGAGCTGTACCTCGCGCTCTCCGGTCGATTCGAGGTCCGGCTCGATCACGGCGATGGAGACGAGGAGACGTTCGAGTTCGGCCCCCGCGACGTGCTCGTGGTCGAACCCGACGTCGCCCGCCAGCTGACGGCGCTCGAAGATGGCGAACTGTTCGTCGTCGGCGCGCCGAACGTCAAGGACGACGGCGTCGTCCTCGACGCCGACTCCTGAGGGGCAGCTCCGTTCTGCCCGCTCGCCCGTCAACTCCGGGCTCAGCTCAACAGCGTCGGCCCGAAGATGAGCAACACGAGCGACGCGAGCATCACGAGCCCGACGCTCGTCGTCACGGTGCGGACGAGCGCGTGCGGCCTGGAGACGGGCAACCGGGAGACGATGGCCTCGGTCCCGGTGCGGAGGATGCGACCGCCGTCGAGCGGGTAGCCCGGGATACAGTTGAACAGCCCCAGCTGGAGGTTGATCCACGCCGTCCAGAACAGCAGGTTCGCGAGGATGAACACGCC
This Salinigranum marinum DNA region includes the following protein-coding sequences:
- a CDS encoding cupin domain-containing protein, coding for MPAHTSLDDLDAVSVDRSDTDASVVPVGYELRPSKMRPAVWNLPAGESTPYHRQREQEELYLALSGRFEVRLDHGDGDEETFEFGPRDVLVVEPDVARQLTALEDGELFVVGAPNVKDDGVVLDADS